A stretch of DNA from Peromyscus maniculatus bairdii isolate BWxNUB_F1_BW_parent chromosome 7, HU_Pman_BW_mat_3.1, whole genome shotgun sequence:
AGCTTTTACCATTTGGAAAGCAAGTCCCTCGTAACATCCAGAGGCTTAAGACCCTTTGTATTTGGATGAAATGATCACTTGTAAAATCATCTAATTTGctttgtagttcttttttttttttaactgatttaCATGTTATAATTTTAGTAGTTCAAATTactgaaaacatttcattatttattagcATTGAAATAGTAGTGCTAATTTTCTCTCAACTCCTTCCTTAGAAAATTAGAGTAAAAACACATTTGAATTCTTTATCATGTGAGGACCAGAGAATGGTGAAGTATATGTGGAAGATAATTATTGTATAAGATGCTACATTTTTATGTTTCTCCTTAAGTAAATACCTTAAGTGTATTGGTATTGGCTACTTATATACAAAAACAAGTCTGTGGGTGTGCACCATAGTTACATATAAACTGTTTTCTCAACTCAAAACGCCGAATGTGATCattacaaatgatttttaaaggtaTTAACAAATagcatgttttttttaatgtgtgaaatGAAAGGATTCACATATTTCAAGTAATAATATACGGGCAATTatgtaaaatatagaaaaatgcaaattttctGTACCATAACACAGAATCTAGTAAGGAAATTATTCCAAATATCAAGGACCTTAAAAAACATTAGCATGATCCTAAATAAAGGAATATAACAGAGGAAATAGAACTATTAAAACAGACACTGTTTACATCCATGATAGAAATCAGTGAAATTTCATCATACTAAATTCAACCAAAGTGGAAAAATATTAGAATAATTCCTACTGCTGAGCTTGAAATTAAGTGTAGTTAATGAATTACTTGTCTGTATAAACATTAAAATCATTACTCTTAATTTTGAAAGTGTTTTATAGAAGATTCATGGAAATATTTACATTTGACTAATCTCTTATAAATTAATGTAAGGGTGTAATTGAGAGAAAAATATCTTCAAATTTAAAgctgttttttccccctcttaaaGCTTTTACTGTAATTAGAAGCAGCATCATTGTTCAGCATCAGAGAAATAGTAAGTTATAATCAGTCAACAAAATAGAATATGTGGTTATTTGAAATCATGACTGTAAAGGTCATGTAGTGGGAAACTAGAAATATCAGAGTGAGAACTGCATTCATTAGGAATCTAGTTATGCAGGATGTGCATGGACTGTCCACTTACAGAACCATACTGTTAGGTGTATTTTCAGCTATGACATAATCATGTATAATCCTAGGCATCAGATAGCCATTTGCACTTGACTGGTTACTAgtattttggagacagtttcttcACAACAGAATTAATATATCTTAAACTCAGTATCGTAGATGTAAATAGTTGGAAATACTGCCACTTGAATCAAATAATTCtatagaatttgaaattgaatgttTGAATGATTCTGTATTTTCCCAAACTATCAGTGAAATAAGCCTTTTTGTTGTTCTAGAATTTATTTCAAATCTGAGTTACAAGGTTCTAGGTTTCAGTTTTCCTCTGCCATGATATTTAACAAGCTAAGAGACTTAGTTTCTCCATTATTTGAGAGGGTTGAATTAAATTTAATTACCATATTGGATCTTTTTCTGTACTGTACACATTGGTGATATTATGAAATTAATGTGTTATATTTTCACTGGGCTTCTAATAATAATATCGTGTCCATGGTGAGTTATAGCCCATCAGAGTGGGTAAGGATTTGAACAGTCTAGCCCATGATTTTCTGTATTTGTAAGGTTTGTAAAGTACCAAGACTGAGGGCCCAGTTCTAATAAACATGACTTTAAGGTTTGTCATGTTAGGTGGTAACATACATAGTGTCAATGCTGCTCAATTTTAGTGGGAAATCAGGCGTTGTGGAACAtatgtagcacttgggaggagaagacaagaggatcaagaattcaaaagggttggggatttagcctAGCacatgtaaggccctgggttcgatcctcaacttaaaaaaagaattcaaagtcatccctgctacatagcaagttagaatttgaggtcagcctgggctacatgagacattgtcttcagttagtgagtgagtgagtgagtgagtgagtgaatgaatgaatgtgaagAGAGACTTGTAAGATTGCCTCCATATGATCTAAAgtatgttttatttggttttaggggtttattttgcttgagatagggtctcattatagCTCACACTGGCCTGGGGCTTACTaaatagcccaagctggcctcaaacttgctctgaTACTCCTGCTGCACAAAGACTCCAAACTGAGGATTATAGGAAGTAATCTAATATATAtggcgtgtgtgcatgtgcatttatacacacatgcacacgtgtgcacacacacacacacacacacacacacacgcgcgcgcacgcgctcATGAAGTTTAGAAATTGTTAAACATCTAAAACCTGCTAGACTATATCTGTTGGACCCTAACCTGAGAAAAAGCCATCTCCTTCACTGGTAGCACCTGTCAGTGTCTGTTCTGCCAGGTTTTGTTGTACCAGTATCTTTGCTCAAATTCTCTGGGCTTCACTGTGAGTTTAAACTCTAGCAATAGTAAAATATAACTATTATACTCTTCAGAATATCCTAGTACGCAATTAAATGAGATCCTTTTCTGATTAAATTTTTCTAGTTAGAAACTGAGTTCCATTAAATTGGAGGAAATTGTACGGcctataagagagagagagggtaaaGGCTCTTTTTGCCAAGCCTGGCAATcttagttcagtccccaggactcacGAGGTGGAATGAGAGAAGCAATTGTaaaaattgccctctgacctccacatagacTCTCTGACACACATACccactaaataagtaaatgaaaaaaaaaatgtttatgtatttatttatttattttagcttgcGGTGTTCAGTTTCTTACTTTGTACATTAAGTAACACAAATTTACCAGGCTGCTTTGTTGTCCAGATGCCAGCCAGTAAAAGAAGCAGTgctccattttcctttttatgacagggtctcatgtagttgtAGCAAGATTTGAGTatctgtcttcctgcctccacttcctgagtgctgggattctaggtgtgcCACACATAGTTAGCTAGAAGCAGCTTCTTGATTTGGGGGCATTAGAATTCCACACTCTTTTTAAAGCATCACGCAGAAATGATACTGCAGCAACCTCAGAAGTGCCTTGCCCCGggcaccgagagagcgctggcccatccagctcttgggtctccaggcgcctcccctggccccgcccaggcgtgacagttgccagagtctcaatgggggttggaacttccagatccaagctggaatggctacccactacattgcCCACATTTCATTGTTACTGCTCCATATAAAACTTGTACAGTGCTATCCAAAAAGTAGTTTCTAATCATGGATCCATTGGCTTTAGGCCAGATGGGGCTCATCAAAAGACTAGTCAGGAGGAGCCAGCTAATAAGACCTGTTACTAGGCCATTCAGCAGTCTTACGCTAGCTGTGAGTCCCAGCTACTTCATTTTAGGGTCTGTAAAGtctgagacatttttttcttctcattatttaTCTAGGCCATCATTCCATCACTGTATCTTTGAACTCtaatctatttttttgtttttgtttttgtttgcagcAAAAGTATTTTGATTCTGGGGATTACAACATGGCAAAAGCAAAGATGAAGAACAAGCAGCTTCCTGCTGCAGCCCCGGATAAGACAGAGGTCACTGGTGACCACATTCCCACTCCACAGGACCTTCCTCAGCGGAAACCATCCCTGGTTGCTAGCAAGCTGGCTGGCTGATTAAAAGAGCTGAACTGCATGGGTCTTCTAATGTCCTTTATTTCTCCTTACTGCGTTACTTAcccactttctgtttcctttcactCACTATGTCATTGGAGACTGACAGCTTTGCAGGTAGTGGTAGTGTGTGCTGCTGTTGTCAGGGAGCAGACATGTGTAGAGGTTTTAGTTAGTTTAACAGTGCACTGATGCAAAGGACATGGAACAGCAACTTAAGTAATTGACGTTACAATAATTGTACATATTACCTAGCTGGTGTAGGGCTGGCTCCAACAAGTAGCAAGCAAGTTTTACAGCTTTAATGTTCTGGCTTTCCTTACTTCCCCATAATTACAGCTTTGTATGTTACTCTTATTTAATAGAACCTCTGTTGTATTgatttcttctgtattttccttttgaattttgtAAGACAGAAGTTTAAGACCACAAGTTGGAAGACAAGTCACATAATTCAGACACAAGTAAATGGGCTGCAAAAGATTTGAATAACTGCTTGGACTTGACGGCCTTAAACCTGCTGTTCCAGCTTTAACAAGAGCATCTTACCTGGGCGATATTTGCCCGTTCTGGTGTGACTTGTGTGACTCCAACGCTTACCAGCTGTCATTGACGCTCATGCTCTTCCTCGGGTCTGCAGTGCTGGGACAGCTTTCTTTGTTGAAGACGTgaatgggtgtgcatgtgcactgACTATTGCATTCACTTTTGTGCCATTTTGTAAATACAATAGTTTTGCACAACCTTTTACAAATGTCTGTATTAATTTCACCATATTAGAAAGTAGATAATGTGCCAACCAGAAGCACAAGACTTCCTACACAAATCTGCCCACCATTACTGCTTTTGTATAAGAATAGTTTACAATCTTGAGCTTATTAGAATACCAAACTGAAATACACTCAGCCTGATACAGAATTAAGCATTTTCATTTGTTACTAATATTCATGACTTTCAGTGGCCTTGTACAAATATGATATGTTGCTTAGGCATATCTTTTGTTCTATGCAGAACATTTCATTTTGactctttacaaaaaaaattacaattcatataatttatataaacttCCTTAATGTAGAAACTTTTTACTTCCAACTCAGCTTTGGGGATACTAAAGTTAAAGGCTTGCATTCTCTGCCTTCTATGTTGTTCTCAACCCCCATCTTCTCTTTACTTTGCTTCTGTGACTCGTGTTGGGCTGTTCCATTTATGAGAGCATACATGTCTATCTCTACTTTTTAAACTTGCTTAAATAAAAGGATTTTTGTGAGGGTTTTTTGttatgctgaggatcaaaccacTGTCTCACACGTGCTTAATAAGCACTGTACCACAGAACTACACTCTTATCCCTAAGGGAACTTTATAATGAAGCAAGTAGTTGAAAAGATTGGTCTAGGAAACTGTCACGATAAGCTGAATTCtggttaaataattttaaataattaggaTGAACTAGGAAAATTGGGCTTATAACAATTACAGTGATTTATGTGATAGgtaaaacatttatattaaacTATTTAGGTATCTCCTCTACatgtcattttaataaaatatcaatTTACTTTTACTTGTGGTTTATGTGATAGTGAAAACATTAGCACACTTTATTGGGACACGTTTACTATTTTCTTAGAGCCCTTTCTCCAGGATGTCAGGCCTAGGGGAAGCATATTGAGCTGCAGCAGCCTGAGCTGATATTGTTCTTTCCCTTCATCTTGGGCTGGGATGAGACCTACCCCACTACGGGAATCCAGGCATCATTTTGTATTGTGGCTATATGCACCTGCTTTCCTATGGTTTCACACTCGTGATTAGTCCTGCTCCACTCAacctgaaaggaagaaaagcaacacACTCTATACTCCACATTGGTAATTTTACAGCGTAGTTCTATGTCAATGTATTTGTAATGAGCAAGTGAACTATTCTGTAATATGTATAATTCACCATAGGATTGATATCtagtcttttttccccccatggaTATTTGCAATCCCATCACCATTAAATTCAGATTAGATGAATCTGAAGTGAGAGTGGCCATGCTCTTCCTGACCACCAGACTCAATTTATGACAAGTGAGTAACACCTGCTTGAGTTTTGATTTGTAAAATAGGACACTGATATTTAACCTACCTCAAGACTTGAGGATCTGTGAAATACTAAGTGCCCCAAATAAAATCACTATCAGAAGAAGTCTCCTCACTAAACCAACCTGCCTTCTATAAAGTAGCAGTGCTTAAATAAAATCTCAGGATTTTCCACGAGGAAAGACCTGTTAAGGATTTGTACGTATAGCTGCATAGCTTCCATTATTGGTGCTTGAGAGTtttacattttcctgttttgtgttcTGCTTCAAAGCTCAGTTTATTATAGACATTTTTGTAGGCTCTTTGGTCATCATTTAGTGAAGATTTTGATTAAATGAGCTTAATTGTCCATTTCTATGTCAAAGTTGTGTCTAAGGAATGGCTAGTTTTAATGTTAGAGTAAACTGAAGTTGATAAAAATACTAAAGGCAAACTGGCTAAAGTCTAAAGTCTGTTTTGTTCAGTAGCTCCTATTAGAAATTGAATTAAATGTATTGAAGGCTACATCGACAGTTGCAGCTCGTGTCTAGTTGGAATAGCATTTGGATAGATTGGAGGGGGCATGTTTGTAGTCTACAAGTTGCTAGATAATCTTGTACTAATGAAACAAGTCCAAACTATTCAAGGCAGTCATGACAAGGCCTCTTCTTGTTATTACTTCCACAGTTAGAATTAGTTGCTGTTTTTACTTGATGTACCCAAAGTATACCTCTGAGTATTGGTAGTCATTACTAAGTCAGACTTGTATTCTTAATCTGAATATCACAGTCTTATCAAAACTGAACTATCAACCCAAACTCTGCTCTAAACTTACTATTTGATGGTCAGAAGCAGGTAGCTTGTGGGAAGAACAGTTCTGAGTGGCTACCAAGGCCTTGTCTGTGATGGCTTCATCACATCCCCAATGTTCAAACTTACTACTTCATTGTAACCCATGTCTGTCACCTGTCCTTCCCTGAAGCCCACTGGAAGCACCTACATTTTCTGAAGCGCCATCTTGATCT
This window harbors:
- the Arpp19 gene encoding cAMP-regulated phosphoprotein 19, which translates into the protein MSAEVPEAASAEEQKEMEDKVTSPEKAEEAKLKARYPHLGQKPGGSDFLRKRLQKGQKYFDSGDYNMAKAKMKNKQLPAAAPDKTEVTGDHIPTPQDLPQRKPSLVASKLAG